The following proteins are encoded in a genomic region of Phycisphaera sp.:
- a CDS encoding pyruvate dehydrogenase complex dihydrolipoamide acetyltransferase, producing the protein MPITVTMPRLSDTMEVGTVIQWHVKEGDTVSPGDVLADIETDKATMELEAFDEGTVAKLAAKQGDAVNVGDPIVIIAEEGEDAAEAAKSGGEVRAESKPEPKAESKQAEGESEGSTSTSTATAPAPASNGSSNGSASNGDGGRIFASPLAKKIAGEHNFDLSGVDGTGPSGRIVKKDVEQAIESGGASGSGGKARESARPAVELPAMGASLEDNTVTLSNMRGTIAKRLVESKQSIPHYQVTVEVDMDDLLDLREQLNEQLSAQGVKLTVNDFLVRACALAMHQHPFVNASWDGSGKQAAIKQHGSVNIGVAVALPEERGGGLVVPVLQGTDRMGLRIISSETRRLAKKAREKGLSVEDMEGSTFTISNLGMFGVAHFTAIINPPNACILAVGAAREIPVVRDGQLMIGSVMSMTMSSDHRIVDGAMAAQYLNTVKGMLEAPATLLV; encoded by the coding sequence ATGCCCATTACCGTCACCATGCCCCGCCTTTCCGACACGATGGAGGTCGGCACCGTTATCCAATGGCACGTCAAGGAGGGCGACACCGTCAGCCCGGGCGACGTGCTGGCCGACATCGAGACCGATAAGGCCACGATGGAACTGGAGGCTTTCGACGAGGGCACCGTGGCCAAGCTGGCCGCCAAGCAGGGCGACGCGGTGAACGTGGGCGACCCGATCGTGATCATCGCCGAGGAGGGCGAGGACGCGGCCGAAGCCGCCAAGAGTGGCGGTGAGGTGAGGGCCGAATCGAAGCCAGAGCCGAAGGCCGAGAGCAAGCAGGCCGAGGGCGAGAGCGAGGGTTCCACCTCGACCAGCACAGCTACGGCACCCGCGCCGGCCAGCAACGGCAGCTCGAACGGATCGGCCTCCAATGGCGACGGCGGCCGCATCTTCGCCAGCCCGCTGGCCAAGAAGATCGCCGGCGAGCACAACTTCGATCTGTCGGGCGTGGATGGCACCGGGCCCAGCGGCCGCATCGTGAAGAAGGACGTGGAGCAGGCGATCGAGAGCGGCGGAGCGTCGGGATCTGGCGGCAAGGCCCGCGAGTCGGCCCGTCCCGCGGTCGAACTGCCGGCGATGGGGGCTTCCCTCGAAGACAACACCGTCACGCTCAGCAACATGCGCGGCACGATCGCCAAGCGGCTGGTCGAGAGCAAGCAGTCCATCCCCCACTACCAGGTCACCGTCGAGGTCGACATGGACGATCTGCTCGACCTGCGTGAGCAACTGAACGAGCAGCTCAGCGCCCAGGGCGTCAAGCTCACGGTCAACGACTTCCTCGTCCGCGCGTGTGCGCTTGCGATGCACCAGCACCCGTTCGTGAACGCGTCTTGGGATGGCTCTGGCAAGCAGGCCGCCATCAAGCAGCACGGCAGCGTGAACATCGGCGTGGCCGTGGCGCTGCCCGAGGAACGTGGGGGCGGCTTAGTGGTGCCGGTGCTCCAAGGCACCGATCGCATGGGCCTGCGAATCATCTCCAGCGAGACCCGCCGCCTGGCCAAGAAGGCCCGCGAGAAGGGGCTGAGCGTTGAGGACATGGAGGGCTCGACCTTCACCATCAGCAACCTGGGCATGTTCGGGGTAGCCCACTTCACCGCCATCATCAACCCGCCCAACGCCTGCATCCTGGCGGTCGGGGCGGCCCGCGAGATCCCCGTGGTCCGCGACGGCCAGCTGATGATCGGCAGCGTGATGAGCATGACCATGTCCAGCGACCACCGCATCGTCGATGGGGCTATGGCCGCTCAGTACCTGAACACGGTCAAGGGCATGCTGGAAGCCCCCGCGACGCTGCTGGTTTGA
- a CDS encoding pyruvate dehydrogenase complex E1 component subunit beta, with protein sequence MPAMIEIEHPALSRPQPFPDFSDWQEPQREGTREIAFREALREAMSFAMREDERVFLLGEEVAEYNGAYKISQGMLEEFGPKRIIDTPISENGFAGMAIAAAMSGLRPIVEFMSWSFSLVAADQILNNAPKMLYMSGGQWGCPIVFRGNDGAGGQLGSTHSWCVEGLFSNVPGMKMVIPSNAIDAKGLLRTSIADPDPVFFLESERMLGDVGHVPEEDYFIPFGKARVAREGDACTIVSFGRPVNFCLEAAEELAEDGIEVEVLDMRTIRPLDIDAIVESVKKTNRVLIVDQSWPFASVASEVVTQIVENAFDWLDHQPVRVNTADVPTPYAKNLEAEYLPNANRIVEAVRGVIG encoded by the coding sequence ATGCCCGCGATGATCGAGATCGAACACCCCGCCCTGTCACGCCCCCAGCCGTTTCCCGATTTTTCGGACTGGCAGGAGCCGCAGCGCGAGGGCACCCGCGAGATCGCCTTCCGCGAGGCGCTCCGCGAGGCCATGTCCTTCGCCATGCGTGAGGACGAGCGGGTGTTCCTGCTGGGCGAGGAGGTGGCCGAGTACAACGGCGCGTACAAGATCAGCCAGGGCATGCTCGAAGAGTTCGGGCCCAAGCGCATCATCGACACGCCCATCAGCGAGAACGGCTTCGCGGGCATGGCCATCGCCGCGGCCATGAGCGGGCTTCGGCCCATCGTCGAGTTCATGAGCTGGTCGTTCAGCCTGGTGGCGGCCGACCAGATCCTCAACAACGCACCCAAGATGCTGTACATGAGCGGCGGGCAATGGGGCTGCCCGATCGTCTTCCGCGGCAACGACGGCGCGGGCGGCCAGCTCGGCAGCACGCACAGCTGGTGCGTCGAGGGGCTGTTCAGCAACGTGCCCGGCATGAAGATGGTGATCCCCAGCAACGCCATCGACGCCAAGGGCCTGCTGCGCACCTCCATCGCCGACCCCGACCCGGTGTTCTTCCTCGAGAGCGAGCGCATGCTGGGCGATGTCGGTCATGTGCCCGAGGAGGACTACTTCATCCCCTTCGGCAAGGCCCGCGTGGCGCGCGAGGGCGACGCCTGCACCATCGTGAGCTTCGGCCGGCCCGTGAACTTCTGCCTGGAGGCCGCCGAGGAACTGGCCGAGGACGGCATCGAGGTCGAGGTGCTGGACATGCGGACGATCCGGCCGCTGGACATCGACGCGATCGTCGAGAGCGTGAAGAAGACCAACCGCGTGCTGATCGTCGACCAGAGCTGGCCGTTTGCCAGCGTCGCCAGCGAGGTGGTCACGCAGATTGTCGAGAACGCGTTCGACTGGCTCGACCACCAGCCGGTGCGCGTAAACACGGCCGACGTGCCGACGCCGTATGCGAAGAATCTTGAGGCAGAATATCTGCCGAATGCGAATCGCATTGTCGAGGCGGTGCGGGGCGTGATTGGCTGA
- a CDS encoding DUF1801 domain-containing protein, whose product MPSPDDFIMELPAAVRKRAAKVRRLVLDLAPHSAERVTWDAISFFDAERGGPIKGSICQLVHRKGVLRLDFPLGEFMEDPEGVLSGEVGRKGKRFVEIGPTLPRDASIQTLIESSLSAPSKPKRLPKR is encoded by the coding sequence ATGCCCTCGCCTGACGACTTCATCATGGAATTGCCCGCTGCGGTGCGGAAGCGTGCCGCCAAGGTGCGTCGGCTGGTGCTCGACCTGGCACCACACTCGGCCGAGCGGGTGACGTGGGACGCCATCTCGTTCTTTGACGCCGAGCGTGGCGGGCCGATCAAGGGCTCGATCTGCCAGCTTGTGCATCGCAAGGGCGTTCTGCGTCTCGACTTCCCGCTGGGCGAGTTTATGGAAGATCCAGAGGGTGTGCTTTCGGGCGAAGTGGGCCGGAAGGGCAAGCGGTTTGTCGAGATCGGGCCTACCTTGCCAAGGGATGCATCGATACAAACCCTGATCGAGTCCTCGCTTTCCGCACCTTCCAAGCCGAAACGCTTGCCCAAGCGGTAG
- a CDS encoding redoxin family protein, protein MLATALSVFTIALAAPAAPAQNSAAVETVPIGDRVPAMAIEHWIQVSDLDSRGRYEPIKEPKPGTVYVVDFWATWCVPCIAAMDKVSALQDRYEDKGVRFVGLTDESLPLVVRFLRSPVKGEDGQAQRTQFDRARFTLGVDPDGSTARQLLPDEVRSIRPQAAIIDGKGTLVWVGLPKAEELPEILDAVLAGTWDADAYAERFERELAIQAEKDRIMAEEDWAAAKEQFWDDADLLGKIAFGIAFNFGGRIQNVDPSVAFEYASRANELLDGKNAYALHSLAKLAANDGNLAQAVELQERAVEICRTDPTAAGFLDYYASTLDEYRAARTDK, encoded by the coding sequence ATGCTCGCAACCGCCCTGTCCGTATTCACGATCGCGCTCGCGGCTCCCGCCGCACCGGCCCAGAACTCGGCCGCTGTCGAAACCGTGCCCATTGGCGACCGCGTGCCAGCGATGGCAATCGAACACTGGATCCAGGTCAGCGACCTGGACTCGCGCGGGCGGTACGAGCCCATCAAGGAGCCCAAGCCGGGCACGGTGTACGTGGTCGACTTCTGGGCGACGTGGTGCGTGCCATGCATCGCGGCGATGGACAAGGTGAGCGCGCTCCAAGATCGGTATGAGGACAAGGGTGTGCGGTTCGTCGGGCTGACCGACGAGAGCCTGCCCTTGGTCGTGCGGTTCCTTCGCTCGCCGGTGAAGGGTGAGGACGGCCAGGCACAACGGACGCAGTTCGATCGCGCGCGATTCACGCTGGGCGTCGACCCCGACGGGTCGACGGCGCGACAGCTCCTGCCCGACGAGGTCCGGAGCATCCGGCCTCAAGCGGCGATCATCGACGGCAAGGGCACGCTGGTGTGGGTCGGGCTGCCCAAGGCCGAAGAACTGCCGGAGATCCTCGACGCCGTGCTCGCGGGCACATGGGACGCCGACGCGTACGCGGAGCGGTTCGAGCGCGAATTGGCGATCCAGGCGGAGAAGGATCGGATCATGGCCGAGGAGGATTGGGCGGCTGCCAAGGAACAATTCTGGGACGACGCCGACCTGCTCGGCAAGATCGCCTTTGGTATCGCCTTCAACTTCGGCGGGCGGATTCAGAACGTTGATCCAAGTGTGGCCTTCGAGTACGCGTCTCGGGCCAATGAACTCCTGGATGGGAAGAACGCCTACGCCCTGCACAGCCTGGCAAAACTCGCGGCCAACGATGGAAACCTGGCCCAGGCGGTCGAACTCCAGGAGCGGGCGGTGGAGATCTGTCGGACCGATCCAACCGCCGCGGGATTCCTGGACTATTACGCCAGCACGCTCGATGAATACCGGGCGGCTCGAACCGATAAATAG